A single genomic interval of Ruminococcus sp. NK3A76 harbors:
- a CDS encoding IS3 family transposase — MIWELRHEHKIGLLIDVAGIPRSTYYYYSKQFNDPKPDKYAAIKEDIRRIYDESKGRYGYRRITKELRKTHRINHKTVQRLMRQMGIFCRVRMKKYNSFRGEVGRIAPNLLERDFKADKPNQKWVTDVTEFALFGVKLYLSPIIDLFNGEVVSYNLSYHPNLSQVTDMLNKAFAKIPENTGLILHSDQGWQYQHKQYQKMLKDKGIRQSMSRKGNCLDNACAENFFGLLKTELLYLQEFSSVEHFISELHSYIVWYNTKRIKLKLDGMSPVEYRLNAA; from the coding sequence GTGATCTGGGAACTGAGGCATGAACACAAGATAGGTCTGCTCATTGATGTTGCCGGAATCCCCCGCAGTACCTATTACTATTACAGCAAGCAATTTAATGATCCGAAACCTGATAAGTATGCAGCGATCAAGGAGGATATACGCAGGATATATGATGAAAGCAAAGGACGCTATGGCTATCGCAGGATAACGAAAGAACTGAGAAAAACGCATAGGATAAACCACAAGACAGTTCAGCGCTTAATGCGTCAAATGGGAATATTCTGCCGTGTGAGAATGAAGAAATACAACTCATTCAGGGGTGAAGTCGGCAGAATAGCACCAAATCTTCTGGAACGTGATTTTAAAGCGGATAAGCCAAATCAGAAATGGGTCACAGATGTGACAGAGTTTGCTCTGTTTGGTGTCAAGCTGTATCTGTCGCCCATCATCGATCTTTTCAACGGAGAGGTTGTGTCCTACAACCTGAGTTACCACCCTAATTTGAGTCAAGTGACCGATATGTTGAATAAAGCATTTGCAAAGATACCGGAAAACACCGGACTCATTTTGCATTCAGATCAGGGCTGGCAGTATCAGCACAAGCAGTACCAGAAAATGCTCAAAGATAAAGGCATAAGACAAAGTATGTCACGAAAGGGAAACTGTCTTGATAACGCCTGCGCAGAAAACTTCTTTGGATTGCTGAAAACAGAACTTCTCTACTTACAGGAATTCTCATCTGTTGAGCACTTCATTTCAGAACTACATTCATACATCGTTTGGTACAACACAAAGCGCATCAAGCTTAAGCTTGATGGAATGTCACCTGTTGAATACAGGCTCAACGCTGCATGA
- a CDS encoding IS256 family transposase: protein MARRKREPMSEGKKNIIGMLLEEYDIKSAKDIEDALKDLLGGTIQEMLESEMDEHLGYQEYERSDNPDSRNGKKTKKIRGNFGETEIEVPQDRDGSFEPKVVKKRQKDISGIEQKIIALYAKGMTTRQISETIEDIYGFEVSDGMVSDITDRLLPQIEDWQKRPLDEVYPIVFIDAVHFSVRDNGQIRKLAAYVILAVSMTGHKEVLSIHIGENESAKYWLGVLNELKNRGVKDILVICADGLTGMKEAVSAAFPQTELQRCIVHQVRNTLKYVGEKNKKELANDLKTIYHAPSEDAALEALDRITEKWEDDYPNAMKSWYKNWDVISPIFKFSADVRKVIYTTNAIESLNSGYRRLNKQRSVFPSDTALLKALYLATHEIAKKWTMPLRNWGKVLGELEIMYPDRIG from the coding sequence ATGGCAAGAAGAAAAAGAGAACCGATGAGCGAGGGCAAGAAGAACATAATAGGAATGCTGCTTGAGGAATACGACATCAAGTCGGCTAAGGATATTGAGGATGCTCTCAAAGACCTTCTCGGAGGAACGATCCAGGAAATGCTTGAGTCCGAAATGGACGAGCATCTTGGATATCAGGAATATGAGCGTTCCGACAATCCTGACTCTCGTAATGGTAAGAAAACCAAGAAGATCCGCGGAAACTTCGGAGAAACCGAAATAGAAGTGCCGCAGGATCGTGACGGCAGTTTTGAGCCAAAGGTCGTAAAGAAGCGTCAGAAGGACATCTCAGGTATTGAGCAGAAGATAATTGCTCTGTATGCCAAAGGAATGACCACACGCCAGATAAGCGAAACTATCGAAGATATCTACGGATTTGAAGTCAGCGACGGTATGGTATCAGATATCACAGACCGCCTTCTGCCACAGATAGAGGACTGGCAGAAACGTCCATTGGACGAAGTATATCCGATAGTATTCATCGATGCTGTACACTTCTCAGTGCGTGATAACGGACAGATCAGGAAGCTTGCCGCATATGTGATCCTTGCTGTCAGCATGACAGGTCACAAGGAAGTTCTTTCAATACATATCGGTGAAAACGAGAGCGCCAAGTACTGGCTCGGCGTACTGAACGAGCTGAAGAATCGAGGCGTAAAGGATATTCTGGTCATCTGTGCAGACGGTCTTACAGGCATGAAAGAAGCTGTATCAGCTGCATTTCCGCAAACTGAGCTACAGCGCTGCATCGTTCATCAGGTAAGAAACACGCTGAAATACGTCGGAGAGAAGAACAAGAAGGAGTTGGCAAATGACCTTAAAACGATCTATCATGCGCCTTCCGAGGACGCTGCTCTGGAAGCTCTTGATCGCATTACTGAGAAATGGGAGGACGATTATCCTAACGCTATGAAGAGCTGGTACAAGAACTGGGACGTAATATCGCCGATCTTCAAGTTCTCAGCTGATGTCAGAAAGGTGATTTATACCACCAACGCAATAGAGAGTCTTAACAGCGGTTATCGCCGCTTGAATAAGCAGAGGAGTGTATTTCCGAGCGATACAGCGCTCCTGAAGGCTCTGTATCTGGCGACGCATGAGATAGCTAAGAAATGGACCATGCCGCTGCGAAACTGGGGCAAAGTTCTGGGCGAGCTTGAGATCATGTACCCCGACAGGATCGGCTGA
- a CDS encoding bifunctional ADP-dependent NAD(P)H-hydrate dehydratase/NAD(P)H-hydrate epimerase, translating into MKRYLTVSQMVNCEQRSDKEGLSLSALMDNAAQGLYRAVLKAAAELSAQRSESVRRVCIAAGKGNNGGDGLVCARLLHESGFDVCVLLVQGKPATDLSKAAFEKLGGVRITDDMEEAAVKELSSADIIVDCIFGTGFKGALRDDMRSLFSCMNQSPAYRIACDIPSGCNADTGLCDELSVRADMTVTFHKGKIGMALMPAKEYCGRIEVCDIGIDKKYENTDSIIFEPDTQQLAKLLPRRPVGAHKGTFGRLLIIAGSEDYYGAAAMAATAALRCGVGIVQLAAPKSVISALAGSMYECTFLPYEPDDSPEKLNDAINSASAVLIGCGMGVSGHTRQTLRAVLAGDSCPVIIDADGLNCLSEDTGLICNRQNETILTPHIGELARLCGTDTKTALSERLPLAMGLANKCPYRTTVVSKSAGTLIVSTGSVIVSGYGNTALSKGGSGDMLAGMTASFVAQHMTGKEAAALGCYLLGRSAELLCMDMSERSVLARDILAQIPKTLKELESLPTAMH; encoded by the coding sequence ATGAAAAGATACCTCACAGTCTCACAAATGGTAAACTGCGAGCAGCGCTCTGACAAGGAAGGGCTCTCGCTGTCAGCGCTCATGGACAATGCAGCACAGGGGCTTTACAGGGCTGTTTTAAAGGCCGCAGCAGAGCTGTCCGCACAGCGCTCGGAGAGCGTGCGCCGTGTGTGCATAGCCGCAGGCAAGGGCAACAACGGCGGCGACGGGCTTGTTTGCGCAAGGCTGTTGCATGAGTCGGGGTTCGATGTATGCGTGCTGCTCGTTCAGGGCAAGCCTGCGACAGACCTCTCAAAGGCCGCATTTGAAAAGCTCGGCGGTGTCAGGATAACAGACGACATGGAGGAAGCTGCGGTAAAGGAGCTCTCCTCGGCCGACATAATAGTTGACTGCATATTCGGCACAGGCTTCAAGGGGGCGCTGCGTGATGATATGCGGTCGCTCTTTTCCTGCATGAACCAATCTCCTGCATACAGGATAGCCTGCGACATACCCTCCGGCTGCAACGCAGACACAGGGCTTTGCGATGAGCTATCGGTAAGGGCTGACATGACTGTGACCTTCCACAAGGGTAAGATCGGCATGGCGCTGATGCCGGCAAAGGAATACTGCGGCAGGATCGAGGTATGCGATATCGGGATAGATAAAAAGTACGAAAATACGGACTCTATAATATTCGAGCCGGACACACAGCAGCTTGCAAAGCTGCTCCCCCGCCGCCCGGTCGGTGCGCACAAGGGGACATTCGGCAGGCTGCTGATAATAGCCGGCAGTGAGGATTACTACGGTGCAGCGGCAATGGCTGCCACGGCGGCGCTCAGGTGCGGTGTGGGCATAGTGCAGCTCGCAGCCCCCAAAAGCGTGATATCGGCGCTTGCAGGCAGTATGTATGAATGCACCTTCCTGCCCTACGAGCCTGACGACAGCCCGGAGAAGCTGAACGATGCGATAAATAGCGCATCAGCCGTGCTCATAGGCTGCGGCATGGGCGTAAGTGGCCACACAAGGCAGACGCTGCGAGCCGTTTTAGCAGGCGACAGCTGCCCTGTGATCATAGATGCAGACGGGCTGAACTGCCTCTCCGAAGACACAGGCCTTATCTGCAACAGGCAGAATGAAACGATTCTCACCCCACACATAGGCGAGCTTGCAAGGCTTTGCGGCACCGACACAAAGACAGCACTCTCTGAGCGCCTGCCGCTTGCTATGGGGCTTGCAAATAAGTGCCCCTACCGCACGACAGTCGTTTCAAAGAGCGCCGGCACGCTAATAGTCAGCACCGGCAGCGTCATAGTCTCAGGCTACGGCAACACGGCGCTTTCAAAGGGCGGCAGCGGCGATATGCTCGCAGGAATGACGGCATCGTTTGTCGCACAGCACATGACAGGCAAGGAGGCCGCAGCGCTCGGCTGTTATCTTCTCGGCCGCTCGGCAGAGCTGCTTTGTATGGATATGTCAGAGAGGAGCGTGCTTGCAAGAGACATTCTCGCTCAGATACCAAAGACGCTGAAAGAGCTCGAAAGTCTGCCGACAGCTATGCATTAA
- a CDS encoding NPXTG-anchored protein: MKLSKIFAGMSALAMAATLSIAASASTTIDCDDPDPIDCADASWGSIWADGKYASAETFSDGEVTVTVNFEWTDLAKDEEYCAFKPAFANGWEGIYKAHPEYVSGFVCAKEDAIQNDDGKYETADGTILDWAPQKDGFFQVYNTDVTSVTFTLSADCVADMKDYSTYYGNGKATANDDGTTTDWDGFLIQKGNNGIAITSVEFSQDGVKLNTELEAEGDDGSSDDGTTDDGTTDDGTTDDGSADDGTTDDGTTDDGETGSDDGSAGGTTGGTTGGTTGGSTAGAGTTAGGSTGTGTGTATGNTTTGSTAGLALAGLALAGAAVVVSKKR, from the coding sequence ATGAAACTTTCTAAGATCTTTGCTGGTATGTCCGCACTTGCAATGGCAGCTACACTTTCTATCGCTGCAAGCGCAAGCACAACTATCGACTGTGACGATCCCGATCCGATAGACTGCGCTGACGCTTCATGGGGCAGCATCTGGGCTGACGGTAAGTACGCTTCTGCTGAGACATTCAGCGACGGTGAGGTTACTGTAACAGTTAACTTTGAGTGGACAGATCTCGCTAAGGATGAAGAGTACTGTGCATTCAAGCCTGCATTTGCAAACGGCTGGGAGGGTATCTACAAGGCTCACCCTGAGTATGTAAGCGGCTTTGTATGCGCTAAGGAAGATGCTATACAGAACGACGACGGCAAGTATGAGACTGCTGACGGCACTATCCTTGACTGGGCTCCCCAGAAGGACGGTTTCTTCCAGGTTTATAACACAGATGTTACATCTGTCACATTTACACTCTCTGCTGACTGCGTTGCAGATATGAAGGATTATTCCACATACTACGGCAATGGCAAGGCTACAGCTAACGATGACGGCACAACAACTGACTGGGACGGTTTCCTCATTCAGAAGGGTAACAACGGTATCGCTATCACTTCTGTAGAGTTCTCTCAGGACGGCGTAAAGCTCAACACAGAGCTCGAGGCTGAGGGTGACGATGGTTCTTCTGATGACGGCACAACAGATGACGGCACAACAGATGACGGCACAACAGATGACGGCTCCGCTGATGACGGCACAACAGATGACGGCACAACAGATGACGGCGAGACAGGTTCTGATGACGGCTCTGCAGGCGGCACAACAGGCGGTACAACAGGCGGCACAACAGGCGGCAGCACAGCAGGCGCTGGCACAACAGCAGGCGGCAGCACAGGTACAGGCACAGGCACAGCTACAGGCAACACAACAACAGGTTCCACAGCTGGTCTTGCTCTTGCAGGTCTCGCTCTTGCTGGTGCAGCAGTAGTAGTTTCCAAGAAGAGATGA
- a CDS encoding helix-turn-helix domain-containing protein, with protein MPKGIPNKRYTPEFKIKVVETMQNEKLSYMETARQFDIPQGDKTVAKWERIYLEEGKDGLYVERRGRKSTGRPPKLKKEDEEDLIAEVQRLRAENAYLKKLNALVSERVRQEKKHK; from the coding sequence ATGCCTAAAGGAATACCCAATAAGAGATACACACCCGAATTTAAGATCAAAGTGGTTGAAACAATGCAGAACGAGAAATTAAGTTATATGGAAACTGCAAGACAATTTGACATTCCACAAGGAGATAAGACAGTTGCGAAGTGGGAGCGCATCTATCTTGAAGAAGGTAAGGATGGCTTATATGTTGAACGTCGAGGACGTAAATCAACAGGTCGTCCGCCAAAGTTAAAGAAAGAAGACGAAGAAGATCTCATTGCAGAGGTACAGCGTCTTCGTGCGGAGAATGCATACTTAAAAAAATTGAATGCCTTGGTTTCCGAAAGGGTACGGCAAGAGAAAAAGCACAAGTGA